The DNA region TTGTAAATTTATAAACGGTTCTTGGATTTTCTTTCCCTGTAGATAAATATGttcctgtttttctttatatagaCTCCAAGCTTTCCAGAGTTGTAGGAAATCTGTTGCTGTGTAATACAGTGGAAAGAATTATGTGATCTAATGCTCAAATAATCTACTGGAGGACTTTGGATATAAAACTGTTTCTTAATGTGTTTTCCAGATGTCTGTGACCTTTTGAAATTGTTTTTCCTCCCAACTTAATTTTAAGGCTCTTATATTGACTGAGTTGAGCTATAGAAATTAATGAAGTGGAATGCTTGAACTgaataaactggaagaaaatctctctctctaGAAAGCCATTATCAAcataacaaaaacattttatagAAACTCAGCTCCCAAATGGTGATATGTTATAGGTGGGAAATGGCGAGTTAATTGAAATATTATGTCAATAAAGAGTTATACGTGATGTAATTTTCAAATAGTTAGGGACCAATAGAATCTATCTATTGTAACACAAGCTATGCTAAACATAAGTTTAATGTTTCTTTGATTCATTCAGGTTATGGATGTGTAGACATTCTGGTTGAAAGTATTACATGTGATATTTTAGTGTTTCATAAGGTATTTTTCTTAATACTTTCTCCCAGCATTTACTGAATATTCTATATTAgtgcctctcctggtgctctgccTATGGTAGTCACATAGCTAAGTTTACTGAAGCTGTCAACAGTGTGATATACTTAAACAAAATTCTGATTGATTCTGATCTGTTTCTTACAGAAAAATCACCACCCATGTCATGGATTTTATCTGATTGTGTAGATCAGATTTCCTTATTCTGGATATCATGGTAACAATATAGGAAATATGcattatttctcatttcttcaagtagaattcactgctgaaggaagaaattttttaagCTACAGCCAAATTCATTTTGGTACCTTTTATGGAAATCCTGattttgtttttactcttttaTAACCTTTCGCAAAAGGTATGAACAAGCAAAGAGCACATCTCATTAGGCAAGTCCACATTAATAAGAATGCCTAGAAGAGGATTGATTCTTCAGACCCGGACCCACTGGCTACTGTTGGGTCTCGCTTTACTCTGCagtttaatattatttttgtacCTTCTGGAATGTGCCCCCCAGACTGACGGAAATGCATCTCTTCCCGGTATCGTTGGGGAAAATTATGGTAAAGAGTATTATCAAGCCCTCCTACAGGAGCAAGAAGAACATTATCAAACCAGAGCAACCAGTCTGAAACGCCAAATTGCCCAATTAAAACAAGAATTGCAAGAAATGAGTGAAAAGATGAGATCACTGCAAGAGAGAAAGAATGTAGGGGCTAATGGCATAGGCTATCAAGGCAACAAAGAGCAAGCACCTAGTGATCTTTTAGAGTTTCTTCATTCACAAATTGACAAAGCTGAAGTTAGCATAGGAGCCAAACTACCTAGTGAGTATGGAGTCATTCCCTTTGAAAGTTTTACCTTAATGAAAGTATTCCAGTTGGAAATGGGTCTCACTCGCCATCCTGAGGAAAAACCAGTTAGAAAAGATAAGCGAGATGAATTGGTAGAAGTTATTGAAGCTGGCTTGGAGGTCATTAATAATCCTGATGAAGACGATGAACAGGAAGATGAGGATGGTCCCCTTGGAGAAAAACTGGTATTTAATGAAAATGACTTCATAGAAGGTAATGTGAAAACAGCGTTGGTCCATAGTTACGTTAGTATGACAAAATTCTGTTATTGTATGCTAGTAATATGTCAGTCATTATCCAcagtattaaaacatttaaatttttacccACTAAATTCCACCAAGAATTTAAAGTGgctttttagaaaaaattataatgttatcatgataaaatagaaaataaggacCAGGGAAATAGAATAAATCTAAGTTTAAATAGCAAAATACTCCCCAGGTCGAAGGGCTCTTAGGGTTGTATATGTATTTGCACGTATATGTATTTGCATTCATCTCTTAACTGGTCTTGATgtccattttttatattttttaaaatatatgaactaAGGCTCAAGACTTGAAAACCATTtgctaaaggaaagaaaaagaacctaATTTAGATTAGTGATTGTTCTGTATTTTGAGTGGAGGAGAAACACATGTCAGAACATCAAGAGGCATACATAGTTCTGAAAAGCATATTTGGCATTtggaaaagtaaagaaataaacctATTTTCCTAATACAGACTGCAGAAAGGGCATAGGATTTTTATATGTCAAAATGGGACGTGACTCAGAAGTTGAGGAACATTTGTATAAATTTAAGATATTTGTTGATTAATATAAACAAGAATAATTATAAATCCCAACTCATCTCCATCTTAATACCCCCTGCTAGGTATTTAATTGTAGACTTAAAACCATCTTGGATACAAATATGTCTTGAAAGTTCTCTTTGCTCGATTCTGTAAACAGTATACCacgtgtagttttttttttttttgaccctaAATCATCATGGGTATCACTtgctataatataatataatacctTGAGCCTTTGGAGGCCATCAGGGAGGGGCTTGTGCTTTTCTGTGGCATTTTAGCTGTCTTCTCCCTATAGCTACCTCTTTTTTCCCCTGTCACTTCCTGCAATGTTTGATGGGTTGTTTCTTTCAAAACGCTTGTAATTTTTCTGGAAGCTCAGCTTTTTGTCTTTTCACTGTATATGTTTGTAGCTTATGGCAGAATTGAAAGCTGCAGAGGAAATAAGATAACTAAGATATGTAAAATGTCTTCATGTCTGCCTAAAAAGGAAGGAACCTATGCCAGTTTTATATTCTGCAGCTTCTGCTTTTCTTATAACTCTCCTCGGATTCTGTCACTTACAGGATTTTTCTCTGCATGGAACACATTTTGTCCCTTGCTTTTCCTCCATTGTGCTGCTTccctcatcaaaaaaaaataattactgacAATGATTTAGTAACTCCTGTTTCTCTACCAGACTTCAGCTTTGATGTCACTTCTTCTGGGAGGTGATCTCCAACCTGCAAGTTTAAGATAGCAGTACTTCTTAACTTCTTCCCTGTGTCCCATCTCATAGCACTTGTCATAGTATATGGCATTTCCCATTTCCTGATTTGTAGTTCCTGATACACTGTAAGCCTCAGGAGGAGTGGGACCAGTCAATCTTGTTCACCATTTTATTTCCAGATATTGACTGACTCACACATCTGTAGATCTAACCTCTCTCCTGAGTGTCACACTTAAAAACCAGATTGCCCAATAGACTTCCATACTTTATTCCCAAAGGTGTCTCATATCACCATGTTTAAATTTatactgatttttctttgtctgacttcattcTATCCAGAGTcttgtgtgtttgcatgtgtataTCACTATattgttatttctttatttttctgtcttccttaCTAGACTGACCCTTCCAAAAAACTGGGACCATGTAGCCTTCTTTATACCATCAGTGCCCGACACAAATGCACTCAAGTCATTTTTGTTAAGCTGAACCAAGTAGTAGATGATTTGACTCTCAGGTCTAGAATTTAATATTGCTAGAAGTAATTTCTTTATTTTCGTCATTTGGTTTCTGTGTTGATAGGCTCTGCTATTAAAGTCATATATGAAAAGGAATCATTGTCATTTGGAGCATATTTTATGGGTTGAATAATATAGCAGAGTGGTGAACATTTTTTTAACCTCTCCTTTTAAAGAAACAGTTGTTGTTGACTATACTGTGGGGATAAAATtttcacaaatatataaaaacccTACAAGTCTGGTATCACACTTTTGATCTTTGAGTAAAATCAATAGTCATATTGAACTTGTAAACTTTGACATGGAGACATCTTTGTTCCTAACTCTTTCCTTTAGGTTATTATCGCACTGAGAGAGATAAGGGCACACTGTATGAACTCTTTTTTAAGAAAGCAGACCTTACGGAACATAGACATGTGACTCTCTTCCGCCCTTTTGGACCTCTTATGAAAGTGAAGAGCGAGATGATTGACATTACTAGATCAATTATTAATATCATTGTGCCACTTGCTGAAAGAACTGAAGCATTTGCACAGTTTATGCAGAACTTCAGGTAACTCCCGGGGCTTAGTGATTTGACTGAgctctcctaaaaaaaaaaaaaaaaaaaagcacatttcatgccattttatttaatttaccttCACTGAGTATGATTACTTAGGATTACAGAACAATTTTTTAGGCTTTAGGGAACTTTATGTTTTgatattccctttttttttttttttttttttttttcggtacgcgggcctctcactgctgtggcctctcccgttgcggagcacaggctccagatgtgcaggctcagcggccatggctcacgggcccagccgctccgcggcatgtgggatcctcccagaccggggcacgaacccgcgtcccctgcatcggcaggcggactcgcaaccactgcgccaccagggaagccctcccttttttCTTAAGGCATGTATAGTATATTGCGTTACTGACAACTTGAACTGTGAAGTAAATTGAGGGTGACAACCATTAGAAACTAAATTTGATTACCTTTATAATTGTGTTTGAATTCATTTTAGGAcaagttgaatttttaaaaataaagttactgaCATGTaacttacatacaataaaatcgACATATTCCAAAGATAGAGGTTTCAtgacttttgacaaatgtatacacccaTGTAACTGCCTCTCTAGTTAAGATATAGAGCATTACTATCTCCCCAGAAAATTCCTCGAGAACAATTTGAGTTTCaaaattgaaagaaattttagaaatacaaatattcaAGTAAACGTGGGAGAATGTTATTCCGTCTTGGGAAGCAGAGACTGtagcagtttttaaaagaatttttttcttttttttaatcattaaatttggatatttttaaatgctgaagtGTTAAAAAATTAACAACTACATATTAGGGTAACGATTTGaggaaagttttacttttttgttttaattgaacaATTGTCatgtttttaatactttaatatgATAGTTTTAATTCTTTGTAGTCCCAATCTTTGTTCTCATTGAAGTTGTTGATGTAAAAGTTAGTTAACACAGTTCTGTTGCAGAATATCTAGAAGTCATGCTTCCGAATGAGTTTTACGTTTTTGAAATTGCTCGCTTGAGATCTGATTTcctaaagcattttttaattgcCTTTCTTGGAATTACCTTCAGATGCTACATTATTCTTTACAGTTACTGATCTCAATCATGACAAATATTTACTCCTTGATGATAAGTATAATTTCTCTAATTAGCCAATCTGAAGACAAAGTAACTCTTGACCCCAAatttgagttatttatttatttggttttgaacTGACTGAACTTATTTCCTTGAGTAGCTTATAATTTGCTTCTGAAGGCAATAGCAAAGCAAAAGTTCCAAAGATGTTTTGAAATATGGCAAAATTCAGCAATATTGCcagttttatatttacttaaagCTTTGTGTGATTTCATTCTAAATGAGTAAtgcttcatttgttttcttgttaaaGCTTCATGTGATTGCTTTCTGAATGAGTAGTGCCTCATATATTTTCCTGAATgaactttatttttcaattctGTTAGGGATGTATGTATTCATCAGGACAAGAGAATTCATCTCACAGTGGTGTATTTTGGTAAAGAAGGACTATCTAAAGTCAAGTCTATCCTAGAATCTGTCACAAGGTTAGTGAGCCATGTCCACATTGAAGTCCTTTATGTATAATAATAGAAGAATGAGAATTTCAGATacttaatgaatgaataattttgaATAGCTGCTGTTAAAAGTTGGCTGAGCATGTGAGTGGTGGTGCTAGTAAGTTCCTCATTTCACCCCTAAGTTCACTCTAAATGACTCATCTTCCCTTAACCTCTTAGACAGTGTGGCATGATTAGGGTGCTCTCACTCTGCGGCCCACTCACCTTGTATATATTTGCCTccatttattcttccatttccttctttttgaactctttccctttttctaaaTTTAATCCCTTCGCTTTGATATCATCTCCTGAGCTTGTCTCTCTTGCTTgccacttttctttccttccattttcctGAGTTCCTTCTCACCCTGCAAATGATGCTTAGGTCTCCCCTATCCTTAAGAGACCCCCACCTGACTCTACAGTACCCAGTAACTGCTATTAGGTTTCTGTCCTTTAACATCTGAACCTCACAAAACAGTAGCTATCTAACCAAGCAACTCatatagtacctggcacacagtaggtactcagaggtttgaatgaatgaattagtaaTTCCTTAATAATCCATTATTAATTCTGTAGCTTCTCAGCCTTTTCATCTCTAAGTTATGGGCCCAGAGTTATGACCTAACTGCCAAATTCAGCCTTTTCTCTGtcatcctctttgctttcttacaTTTGATACCTAACCAGTACCTTCTTGAACCTCTCCTCTGATgtttgtaaaatgtaaatattttgtaaatgtaGATATGTTGTAATGTAAGATATAGGTTGATTGACTTTTCTGACCACATCAACTCTGTATCCTTTACTTGCTTCTTTACCTTTCTGCTAGTTGTGGCCATTCCCTAAGAGTCCAGCTTTGGCCGGCCATTCTTCTCGAATCGTTCAACTAACATTCATTGAGTCCCACCGACTATGTTCCAGGTACACTGCTCGGGAGTCTAACTGGGGTGGTTGGGATA from Mesoplodon densirostris isolate mMesDen1 chromosome 1, mMesDen1 primary haplotype, whole genome shotgun sequence includes:
- the CSGALNACT2 gene encoding chondroitin sulfate N-acetylgalactosaminyltransferase 2 isoform X2; protein product: MPRRGLILQTRTHWLLLGLALLCSLILFLYLLECAPQTDGNASLPGIVGENYGKEYYQALLQEQEEHYQTRATSLKRQIAQLKQELQEMSEKMRSLQERKNVGANGIGYQGNKEQAPSDLLEFLHSQIDKAEVSIGAKLPSEYGVIPFESFTLMKVFQLEMGLTRHPEEKPVRKDKRDELVEVIEAGLEVINNPDEDDEQEDEDGPLGEKLVFNENDFIEGYYRTERDKGTLYELFFKKADLTEHRHVTLFRPFGPLMKVKSEMIDITRSIINIIVPLAERTEAFAQFMQNFRDVCIHQDKRIHLTVVYFGKEGLSKVKSILESVTSCGHSLRVQLWPAILLESFN
- the CSGALNACT2 gene encoding chondroitin sulfate N-acetylgalactosaminyltransferase 2 isoform X1, yielding MPRRGLILQTRTHWLLLGLALLCSLILFLYLLECAPQTDGNASLPGIVGENYGKEYYQALLQEQEEHYQTRATSLKRQIAQLKQELQEMSEKMRSLQERKNVGANGIGYQGNKEQAPSDLLEFLHSQIDKAEVSIGAKLPSEYGVIPFESFTLMKVFQLEMGLTRHPEEKPVRKDKRDELVEVIEAGLEVINNPDEDDEQEDEDGPLGEKLVFNENDFIEGYYRTERDKGTLYELFFKKADLTEHRHVTLFRPFGPLMKVKSEMIDITRSIINIIVPLAERTEAFAQFMQNFRDVCIHQDKRIHLTVVYFGKEGLSKVKSILESVTSESNFHNYTLVSLNEEFNRGRGLNVGARAWDKGEVLMFFCDVDIYFSAEFLNSCRLNAEPGKKVFYPVVFSLYNPAIVYANLDVPPPVEQQLVHKKDSGFWRDFGFGMTCQYRSDFLTIGGFDMEVKGWGGEDVHLYRKYLHGDLIVIRTPVPGLFHLWHEKRCADELTPEQYRMCIQSKAMNEASHSHLGMLVFREEIETHLHKQAYRTNSESVG